The window GTTTTTCGTTTTATTATTAAAATTTATTTTCCCGCTGTTTGGTAAAATTCCACCAGATGGCGGGGGGCTGCTTAtttcaaatggacaaaacatcaccAACGTGACATGGCCATTTCTGCCAGATGgagattttaacagaacatggctaaaatgttcaaatgttcacagatgaccagcagggtcaaataataataatcacagtggttgtcgatggtgcaacaggtcagcacctcaggagcaaatgtcagttggcttttcatagctgatcatgcAGAGTATCTCtatcgctcctgctgtctctagatagttgaaaacagcaggtctgggacaggtagcacgtccggtgaactggtcagggttccatagccgcaggcagaacagttgaaattggagcagcagcatggccaggtggacaggggacagcaaggagttatcaggccaggtagtcctgaggcatgatcctagggcgCAGGTCcttgaaagagagaaaaagaaagatagaaagaaagaaagaaataaagaaagaaagaaagaaagaaagaaagaaaaagtgagaaaaagagagagagaattagagagagcatacttgaattcacacaggacaccagataagacaggagaaacactccagatataacagagtgaccctagcccccgacacataaactactgcagcataaatactggaggctgaggcaGGAGGGGTTTGGAGTGTGTGGCCCCGTCCGATGATACCCCTGgccagggccaaacaggcaggatttaACCCCACTTTTTAACCCCATGTAACCCCaccccactttgccaaagcccCCACACCACTTGAGGGATATCTTCAgccaccaacctaccatcctgagacaaggccgaggaTAGCCCACAAATATCTCAGCGATGGCACAACTCGGGCTATTAGGCTACCATGCGTTCTCAAAGAAATAGGCCCTCACTCACAATGGCTAGCTAACGTGTACTTTAGCTATTTttgcaaataaaatgtaaaaacaatcaCTAATAATATTTTATATAAAAGTCAAACAACGGCATTTAGCATGAGagcaacttaccagtccaaaacgatgtcctctccgttcaaaaaaaaGTCCTCAGTTTCAGAATCGAAGCTATGGGAGCTGATGGAGTCTTCAATCTCTGCCAAATCTGTCTCACTATCCCGGTCAATCTCTTCCAAAATCATTTCTACATTCGTGTATCTAGTCTTAGAGGTAACTTTCTTTGACTTATTTGCCATTTTATTCGCGAAATAAACAGTTGAAGTAGCAAATTACTGAAAAATGTCTGTGCGCAATTAGAATCACTCCTTCACGGTTCAATTGGCAATGGCGAAAGAACGATCTTTACACCTGCATCCAGTGTATAGGTTTGTCTTACAACAATGAATCATGGGATATTTCCAGTTACAtctgctcattggctatctacccagctagatttcaagaagatcagtggtcattgggttaaaatagagTCAATCAACGAGACAGTGGTCATATAATAGCTGCGCAATGGGCTCCTCGCGTGTTGTCTTCCAATCGGTATTACCATATCAATAGGTCCCGCAAAATGGCCCATCAGGGTTCATTGTCTTCCCTAACAAAGAGTTGATTGCAAgtaaaccaaacatgactggatagAGAGGGAAAAGACGAGGAAAAGAGAGTCTCTTTACGTTGGACGTTACTTTGAAAATTGTATGACAGGAAATTCAACGCGATAAGCggtcacaaaatgtttcgtgttaggctataaaaaatggatttaaccgaacaaacgaccattcattgtgtaacaatgagccttGGGATTGCAACCAGAGCAAGATtttcaaaggtaagcgatttattTCAATACAATCTGTGACTTTGTTATGCAAGTGCTGGTTGAATAAGTAGTTTGATATGGGGgtctatgctcagataatcgcatcttATTCTTTTGCAATAAATAATTTTTTAAATATGACAACGCAggtggattagcaagattctaggcttttgaagcatgtgagacacttgtattttcatgaatgtttaatatgactatttgtGGCGAACACCGTATGTTGTTGAAttcaatcccgtatccgggatcggtAGTTAAGAGaggttaaggagaagtttatctaaagttccatgcataacacttgtatcttcatcaacatttataatgagtatttctgtaaattgatgtggctctctgcaaaatcactggatgtttttggaactactgacaataccgtgccaatgtaaactctgatttttttatataaatatgaactttatcaaacaaaacattcttatattgtgtaacatgaaatcctatgagtgtcatcagatgaaggtcatcaaaggtcagtgattaattttatctctatttgtgatttttgtgactcttctctttggctggaaaaatggcattgtttttctgtggcttggctctgacctaacataatcatttgtggtgctttcgctgtaaagcctattttcgctgtaaagcctatttgaaatcggacactgtggtgggattaacaacaagattacctttaaaatggtataagatacttgtatgtttgaggaattttaattatgagatttcttcTGTTTTGAATatggcaccctgcactttcactggctgttgtcatatcgatcccgttaacgagATTTCAGCCCTAgttttaagatgggcaaaagtaCACTGGACTGGAAAGAGGAACTTTCATATTTCTTAGTCACATTAAAAAAACCATCAATGGGTGATTTGGTCAGAATACATCTTGGTTGTTCTGATGTCTGACAAAAAGTACTTGTCCCCATGATGTAACTGAGACAAAGTGTCCCTTGACTTGAAGAAGTGTGGTTCATAATTCAGTTCAGatggacatttctaaatgtctatGGAATGTTCCTATGGAATCCCACTATTAATTCTGATTGAATGTGCTATAAGAATGTACACAATAAAGTTATGCCATCTCATCAACTTCCTTATTATCAGCTTTCCAACACCAGCCAGCTGACGTGTCGTGCCATCTCGTTTCCTGAGGTTGTGGATTATGTTCCAAACTGAGCACTGACATCACCAAAAACAGTATGTCTGCACAGTTATCCTATTTCCCATGTTTAAAAACCTTTAAGTGACCAAATCCTCACCCATACTATATCTTCCCATTAATATTGCTCAGAATggtcttcctgacgggccgcccccaggtggtaagggtaggtaacaacacatcccgCAACGCTTATCCTCAAAacagggggcccctcaggggtgcgcgctcagtcccctactgtactccctgtttacttaTGTCTGCATGACCATAtgaccaggcacgactccaacaccatcattaaatttgccgatgacacaacagtggtaggccagatcaccgacaaatatgagacagcctatagggaggaggtcagagacctggacgTGTGGTGCcagtgatcaagacaaagaagattgtggactacaggaaaaggaggagcgAGCACGCCCCCGTCCTCATTGACGTgtctgtagtggagcagattgacaacttcaagttcctcggtgtccatatgacaaacaaactatcatggtccaagcacactaagagagtcatgaagagggcacaacaaagtctattcaccctcaggagactgaaaagatttagcatttatttatttacctcagatcctcaaaaggttctgcaccatcgagagcatcctgactggtatttgtaactgctcggcctccgactgcaaggcactacagagggtagtgagtaaggtccagtacatcactggggccaagcttcctgccatccaagacctctataccaggctgtgtgttagaggaaggccatataaattgtcaaagactccagccaccctagtcacagactgttcctcagctaccgcacggcaagcggtactggactgccaagtctaggtccaaaagaatgctttaacatcttctacccccaagccataagactgctgaacagctaatcaaatagctacccagactatttgcattgcccccctcctcttttactctgctgctactctctgtttattatctatgcatagtcactttaactctacctacatgtacatattacctcacttacctcgactaactggtgccccgcccattgactctgtaacaggtacaccttgtatatagcctccacatttactatgtaccggtaccccgctgtatatagcctccacattaactctgtaccggtaccccctgtatagagcctccacatttactgtgtacctgtaccccctgcatatagcctccacattgactctgtaccggtaccccctgtatatgtatatagcctccacattaactctgtaccggtaccccctgtatagagcctcaacattgactctgtaccggtaccccctgtatatagcctccacatttactgtgtaccggtaccccctgcatatagcctccacattgactctgtaccggtaccccctgtatatagcctccacattgactctgtgcctcgatattgttattttactgctctagTTATttgttactgttattttttacttaaaatgtatttaaatgcaCTTTTCTCTCATCTTTAACTATCAGTCAGGCTGAATGACAGGCACAGCAACATCCAATCCCGTATCACATTACATCATGCTTTCATTAATTATTTGTTTATCCAaccatttgtttgtttgtgtgtgtgtgtgtgtgtgtgtgtgtgtgtgtgtgtgtgtgtgtgtgtgtgtgtgtgtgtgtgtgtgtgtgtgtgtgtgtgtgtgtgtgtgtgtgtgtgtgtgtgtgtgtgtgtgtgtgtgtagagagagacgcGGGGGAGGGGAGTTTCTGTCAGTAGCTCAGGGATAAATAGAGAGGCAGAGCTCAGAGTTTGTCAGAAGGAGGACCTGACATGGTCACATTCAGGACCAAGCAGGAGCAGCGGGACCTCAGCATTTTGACACTTTATTACAAATGGAGAAATGTGAAGATGTTCAATACTGTTTTCAAGACGGAAACTCTTCTTGCAGAAAGGCTTTGCTATCGACATCTATCTACATAACACTGTACATCTTCTTCTCATTGATTTCAGTAGTTACAGTATTTTTGAACGTACTGGTGatcatctccatctctcacttCAAGCAGCTCCACACTCCAACCAAcctgctcatcctctctctggctgtgtcagaTCTCCTGGTGGGACTGATTGTGATACCAGTAGCAACATTAACAATAATGGAATCATGCTGGGGTTTTGGGGAATATTTCTGTGCGTTTCAATTCTTCATTACTTTTTTATGTACTTCTTTATCTCTGGGCAATTTGGTCTTGATATCTATTGACCGTTATGTTGCTGTGTGTGATCCCTTATTGTACCACTCTAAAATAACAATACCAGGAACTATCTGTTGTATATCCATTACCTGGTGTTGTTGTATCATATACGATGCTGTTATTATACAAAACTTTGTAAATGTACAGACACCCAGTAGGTGTTTAACAGAATGTGTTATTGTTGAAGGAATAACATGGGTTAATATAATGTACATTGTTTTTATAATGGTTGTCCCGTGCTCTATTATTATAACACTTTATATGAACATCTTTGTGGTGGCCACATCACAGGCCAGAAAGGTATTTTCAAAAGAGACCAACAGTGAGTCTGGTGTTCAAACTGTACAGGCAAATAAGTCTGAGAGAAAAGCAGCAAAAACTCTTGCTATTGTTGTTTTCACCTATCTCCTTTCTTGGATTCCATCTCTATTTATTTACTTTGTTTTTTCTGTTACAGGTGATCATTTAATATCATATTTCACCAGTTATCTGGCGTTTGTTAATTCCTTAATTAATCCAATAATTTATGCTTTCTTTTATCCATGGTTCAAAGTGACAGCTAAACTTATTTTAACTTTGAAGATAACACGTTTATAGTTCCTATAATATGATTCACTAGTTCGGCAAACATAGGTTTGATATAGTTTTGTTCTACAATTGTTGTAATTATTTCATGTAACAATACAGTGACATGACTCAGCTCACtgttgtcatcataggtacatgtGGTGTTGATACAGAATGATGTGTCTGGATTGGATTGGAATGAATTGGAGAAGGCATAAGCTTGTTTTATAAAAAACATTGTAGTCATTGTTGATTGTGTTCTCCATAAGCTTGTTTTATAAAAGACATTGTAGTCATTGTGGATTGTGTTCTCCAAATACCTAAGGCTGTGGTTGTTCCATGTTCATGATAAATAGTATGTAAGTGTTCTAATAGTACATTCTGAGGACGGCATGACTCATGCTATATGTTGTTTAACATCTCCCTCTAGTGGCTCAATTGTGACACAACGTCTTCATCAAGTGAAGTGAAGTTCAAATGTACAATAATGCATGATATCAGATAACACCCAGGTCTAAATAACTGCTGTATTGTGCAAGTAGTTGATGGTAAAATGTAAGAATATGCAATTATGGGTAACACTTTATAATAACATTCAGTAATAAACCATTTGTAAGGAATTTACAGTTTGCTCACCTTTTAATGTTAAGCCCACATTTGTGAAATGTTATTCAGCTAGGTATTCTGACATTTATAAAtaactactacagtatatacattagtTATT of the Oncorhynchus masou masou isolate Uvic2021 chromosome 10, UVic_Omas_1.1, whole genome shotgun sequence genome contains:
- the LOC135546891 gene encoding trace amine-associated receptor 6-like, with translation MEKCEDVQYCFQDGNSSCRKALLSTSIYITLYIFFSLISVVTVFLNVLVIISISHFKQLHTPTNLLILSLAVSDLLVGLIVIPVATLTIMESCWGFGEYFCAFQFFITFLCTSLSLGNLVLISIDRYVAVCDPLLYHSKITIPGTICCISITWCCCIIYDAVIIQNFVNVQTPSRCLTECVIVEGITWVNIMYIVFIMVVPCSIIITLYMNIFVVATSQARKVFSKETNSESGVQTVQANKSERKAAKTLAIVVFTYLLSWIPSLFIYFVFSVTGDHLISYFTSYLAFVNSLINPIIYAFFYPWFKVTAKLILTLKITRL